Proteins from a genomic interval of Microbacterium esteraromaticum:
- a CDS encoding DUF2264 domain-containing protein yields MRHAADGASARAHWNGIADLWLSAVLQRGAHNPAGVILPGRVTADGVRRESMETIGRSFLLASSRIAGAEPSDATADALIEFYAQAIVDGTSPEHPSRWPLGVTCRPPLTGITNSIVEAANLAFGLYTAGDRFWQRFSDAEQQQVLGWLRHHAQREVWQNNWQLFPAMAEAFIRHRGGDTRGLRNERNIARVEGWYLGDGWYTDGPGHAIDYYNAWAIHPYLWAWYRMTDRTQTPDGQRHLERLAQFVDGLSTFIASDGALVHFGRSLTYRTAALAPLWCAEISGVSPLSAGRTRQLATSVLDGFVDHGVGADGQLSLGWYDECLDSMQDYSGFGSPYLAGIGFLGLSLGDGHPVWNAPAEPVAAPPRTRAFDDTGLSISTAGGDAPVVLINHGSDHADLPVQNHGIPDGDDPHYASFAYSTHTAPEVGAGWLQAVDGHIALFDGQGRPSRRVKIRGTAAEGAMSASVHLPQIDGALIPGAHIVTASVVNRGMEVRAHLVTAPLAHDRLREGAFALAADAPPAVSSDARALTAEAVGDAHRVVLTGLHGWEEPAVVEHRGVNAMGEYSAIPTLWATRSSAQTVHVALHQLLGADDDPVAARRDLQVSVDGTRICVQWPDDGIRVDLDLCTVVPWDGQPGRIGGARV; encoded by the coding sequence ATGCGCCACGCGGCAGACGGCGCGTCCGCACGCGCACACTGGAACGGCATCGCCGACCTCTGGCTGAGCGCCGTGCTGCAGCGTGGCGCTCACAACCCGGCCGGGGTGATCCTCCCCGGCCGGGTCACGGCCGACGGTGTGCGCCGGGAATCGATGGAGACGATCGGGCGCAGCTTTCTGCTCGCATCCTCCCGCATCGCGGGAGCAGAGCCGTCGGATGCTACCGCCGACGCCCTGATCGAGTTCTACGCCCAGGCCATCGTCGACGGCACCAGCCCGGAGCATCCCTCGCGCTGGCCGCTCGGCGTCACATGCCGGCCTCCGCTGACGGGGATCACGAACTCGATCGTCGAGGCTGCCAACCTGGCCTTCGGGCTCTACACGGCCGGTGACCGCTTCTGGCAGCGCTTCAGCGATGCCGAGCAGCAGCAGGTGCTCGGGTGGCTGCGCCATCATGCTCAGCGCGAGGTGTGGCAGAACAACTGGCAGCTCTTCCCGGCCATGGCCGAGGCCTTCATCCGGCACCGCGGCGGAGACACCCGCGGGCTGCGCAACGAGCGCAACATCGCGCGGGTCGAGGGGTGGTACCTCGGCGACGGGTGGTACACCGACGGCCCGGGCCATGCGATCGACTACTACAACGCGTGGGCGATCCACCCGTATCTGTGGGCCTGGTACCGCATGACCGACCGCACCCAGACGCCCGACGGGCAACGGCATCTCGAACGGCTGGCACAGTTCGTCGATGGGCTGTCGACGTTCATCGCCTCCGACGGCGCCCTGGTGCACTTCGGCCGCTCGCTCACATACCGCACCGCCGCGCTCGCGCCGCTCTGGTGCGCCGAGATCTCGGGTGTGAGCCCGCTCTCTGCTGGCCGCACTCGGCAGCTCGCGACCTCGGTACTCGACGGTTTCGTCGACCACGGCGTCGGCGCCGACGGTCAGCTCAGCCTGGGCTGGTACGACGAGTGCCTCGACAGCATGCAGGACTACAGCGGGTTCGGCTCGCCCTATCTCGCCGGCATCGGCTTTCTCGGACTGAGCCTCGGCGACGGGCATCCGGTGTGGAACGCACCTGCCGAACCGGTCGCGGCCCCGCCGCGCACCCGCGCGTTCGACGACACCGGACTCAGCATCAGCACGGCGGGCGGCGACGCCCCGGTCGTGCTGATCAACCACGGCTCAGACCACGCCGACCTGCCGGTGCAGAACCACGGCATCCCCGACGGCGACGACCCGCACTACGCGTCGTTCGCCTACTCGACGCACACCGCCCCCGAGGTCGGTGCGGGGTGGCTGCAGGCCGTCGACGGGCACATCGCGCTGTTCGACGGTCAGGGGCGCCCAAGTCGACGGGTGAAGATCCGCGGCACGGCGGCCGAAGGGGCCATGAGCGCCTCGGTGCATCTGCCGCAGATCGACGGGGCACTGATCCCCGGCGCCCATATCGTCACCGCCTCGGTCGTGAACCGCGGCATGGAGGTGCGCGCGCACCTGGTCACCGCTCCGCTCGCCCACGACCGGCTGCGCGAGGGCGCGTTCGCGCTCGCCGCGGACGCGCCGCCGGCGGTGTCGTCGGATGCCCGCGCGCTCACCGCCGAAGCCGTGGGCGACGCGCATCGCGTCGTGCTCACCGGGCTGCACGGCTGGGAGGAACCGGCCGTCGTCGAACACCGCGGCGTCAACGCCATGGGCGAGTACTCGGCCATTCCGACCCTGTGGGCGACGCGCTCCTCGGCGCAGACGGTGCACGTCGCGCTGCATCAACTGCTCGGCGCCGACGACGATCCGGTCGCCGCGCGTCGGGATCTGCAGGTGTCTGTCGACGGAACGCGCATCTGCGTGCAGTGGCCCGACGACGGCATCCGCGTGGATCTCGATCTGTGCACGGTGGTGCCGTGGGACGGCCAGCCCGGCCGCATCGGCGGCGCCCGGGTCTGA
- a CDS encoding alpha-L-fucosidase: MPVVLSPWTDRRRDETAARPVQYGPLVTRRDDEAMRRFRAYGLGQFIHFGLYSIPGNQWNGKTSTSPAPEWIRSWRGPDAPENWTETYDRLNEVFDPTELDARAWARQAKQMGARYAIFTTKHHDGFALWPSAYSEYTVASSPCDRDLVGEVVDAYTAEGIDVFLYFSVLDWSHPGYTRTVPACDDSRAGWQDFLDYTRAQLLELLDRYPAARGLWFDGTWDESWIASHEFTHRLEQELRERRPGLIIGSRFRNDEHGARHFDSAGALLGDYEQGWERKLPRNREMLDGNDWDCAMTIGPNAWGYMHDTSGHYQKTADDLVDLLMRCRSMGGNLVVNFGPDGSGRMTAHETRVAEHLGDWVAQNAAAVYDASHVDLEPTGMGHLTGNDDSVYVTVTHRPVTGVARLRFPADAALVPVSARLLATGAALELHRRDIGYDLDSAIHYDVLIPADFATGRAFVIELALGRPTAQNADRADAFM, encoded by the coding sequence ATGCCCGTCGTTCTTTCCCCCTGGACCGATCGCCGCCGCGACGAAACGGCCGCACGGCCGGTGCAGTACGGTCCGCTCGTGACCCGCCGGGACGATGAGGCCATGCGCCGGTTCCGCGCCTACGGGCTCGGCCAGTTCATCCACTTCGGCCTGTACTCGATCCCCGGCAACCAGTGGAACGGCAAGACCTCGACCTCGCCAGCTCCGGAGTGGATCCGTTCCTGGCGCGGACCGGACGCCCCCGAGAACTGGACCGAGACGTACGACCGTCTCAACGAGGTGTTCGACCCGACCGAGCTCGACGCCCGCGCGTGGGCACGGCAGGCGAAGCAGATGGGCGCCCGGTACGCGATCTTCACGACCAAGCACCACGACGGCTTCGCGCTGTGGCCGTCGGCGTACTCCGAGTACACCGTCGCCTCGTCGCCCTGCGACCGCGACTTGGTCGGCGAGGTCGTCGACGCGTACACGGCCGAGGGCATCGACGTCTTCCTGTACTTCTCGGTACTCGATTGGTCGCATCCCGGATACACCCGCACCGTGCCCGCCTGCGACGACAGTCGGGCCGGTTGGCAGGACTTCCTGGACTACACCCGCGCACAGCTGCTCGAACTGCTCGATCGGTACCCCGCCGCGCGGGGCCTCTGGTTCGACGGCACGTGGGACGAGTCGTGGATCGCCTCGCACGAGTTCACCCACCGTCTCGAGCAAGAGCTGCGCGAACGCCGCCCGGGACTGATCATCGGGTCGCGGTTTCGCAACGACGAGCACGGCGCCCGCCACTTCGATTCGGCCGGGGCGCTCCTCGGCGACTACGAGCAGGGTTGGGAGCGCAAGCTTCCGCGAAACCGCGAGATGCTCGACGGCAACGACTGGGACTGCGCCATGACGATCGGTCCGAACGCGTGGGGGTACATGCACGACACCTCCGGGCACTACCAGAAGACCGCCGACGACCTCGTCGATCTGCTGATGCGGTGCCGATCGATGGGCGGCAACCTGGTCGTCAACTTCGGCCCCGATGGCTCGGGTCGCATGACGGCGCACGAGACCCGGGTTGCCGAGCATCTCGGCGACTGGGTGGCACAGAACGCCGCGGCCGTCTACGACGCCTCGCACGTCGACCTCGAGCCCACCGGCATGGGGCACCTCACCGGCAACGACGACAGCGTGTACGTCACCGTGACGCACCGGCCGGTCACAGGCGTCGCCCGCCTGCGCTTCCCCGCCGACGCGGCCCTGGTGCCCGTCTCTGCCCGCCTACTCGCCACCGGCGCCGCGCTCGAGCTGCACCGCCGCGACATCGGGTACGACCTCGACTCCGCGATCCACTACGACGTGCTCATCCCGGCGGACTTCGCCACAGGCCGCGCCTTCGTGATCGAGCTCGCCCTCGGGCGGCCGACCGCACAGAACGCCGACCGCGCCGACGCCTTCATGTGA
- a CDS encoding flavin monoamine oxidase family protein: MSITRRTLLAGAGTGAVAVLLAACTPEPAPAPTRTSTPGPKPSPPVGVPAPAAWARSAWSTDPYSLGAVSYLPVGSDPQRRETLAAPVMDRLFFAGEATDAAYPGTVLGAVDSGRRAGQEVLTRASDTERVAVIGAGAAGVAAARTVADAGHTVTIFEARERTGGRLLTRGDDDGWPFPVQLGAWLLSVEDVAALEARLITVGEGRIAFDSATGWTADGPTDTLDVEPVVRAIEQAGELPTDVPVAEAVTLSGADPTDPALAAALAWMSATTGADPERASSWYAPDMAPDALTGVTGDLSAFIDESLTGIAVTLASPVVRAAYDERGVSLRMGTGESLSFDRVIVTAPLGVLQQQGIEFAPALPFAHRGAIADLVAGYVETVWMRFDEPFWDAEQTIWHVIGGDGMIRTWLNLLPITGEPVLVGLVGGAPAQKFAGLSDQDAKDAAWASLAFFAPVPDAQEQ; the protein is encoded by the coding sequence ATGAGCATCACTCGCCGCACCCTGCTCGCCGGCGCCGGTACCGGTGCCGTTGCGGTGCTCCTCGCGGCCTGCACGCCCGAACCGGCGCCGGCGCCGACCCGCACCAGCACCCCGGGGCCGAAGCCGTCGCCGCCGGTCGGCGTCCCCGCACCCGCGGCATGGGCGCGATCCGCCTGGTCCACCGACCCGTACTCCCTCGGGGCGGTCAGCTACCTGCCCGTCGGCTCCGATCCGCAGCGCCGCGAGACCCTTGCCGCTCCCGTCATGGACCGGCTCTTCTTCGCCGGCGAGGCCACTGATGCCGCGTACCCGGGAACCGTGCTGGGGGCCGTCGACTCCGGGCGCCGCGCGGGCCAGGAGGTGCTGACACGGGCATCCGACACCGAACGCGTCGCCGTCATCGGCGCCGGCGCAGCCGGAGTCGCCGCGGCACGCACCGTCGCCGACGCCGGCCACACCGTCACGATCTTCGAGGCTCGCGAGCGCACCGGAGGGCGGTTGCTCACCCGCGGGGACGACGACGGCTGGCCGTTTCCCGTACAGCTCGGCGCCTGGTTGCTCTCCGTCGAGGACGTCGCGGCACTGGAAGCGCGACTGATCACCGTCGGTGAGGGGCGGATCGCGTTCGACAGCGCCACCGGGTGGACCGCCGACGGGCCGACCGACACGCTCGATGTCGAGCCGGTTGTTCGTGCCATCGAGCAGGCGGGCGAGCTGCCGACCGACGTCCCCGTCGCCGAGGCCGTCACTCTCAGCGGCGCCGACCCGACCGATCCCGCACTCGCCGCGGCACTGGCGTGGATGTCTGCCACCACCGGCGCCGACCCGGAACGGGCGTCCAGCTGGTACGCGCCCGATATGGCGCCCGATGCGCTCACCGGCGTGACCGGCGACCTCAGCGCCTTCATCGACGAGAGCCTCACCGGCATCGCCGTCACGCTCGCCTCTCCGGTCGTGCGCGCCGCCTACGACGAGCGCGGCGTCAGTCTGCGCATGGGCACGGGCGAATCGCTGTCGTTCGACCGCGTCATCGTCACTGCGCCGCTCGGCGTGCTGCAGCAGCAGGGCATCGAGTTCGCGCCCGCGCTGCCGTTCGCGCACCGCGGCGCGATCGCCGACCTCGTGGCCGGGTACGTCGAGACGGTGTGGATGCGCTTCGACGAGCCGTTCTGGGACGCCGAACAGACGATCTGGCACGTCATCGGCGGCGATGGCATGATCCGCACCTGGCTCAACCTGCTGCCCATCACGGGCGAGCCGGTGCTCGTGGGTCTGGTCGGCGGTGCCCCCGCGCAGAAGTTCGCCGGGCTCAGCGACCAGGATGCGAAGGACGCCGCATGGGCGTCACTGGCGTTCTTCGCGCCGGTCCCGGACGCGCAAGAGCAGTGA
- a CDS encoding Pr6Pr family membrane protein produces the protein MLTRRIFGWSRLLAAVVCVVALVHRMLWGMGAQTVAGDNFFAYLTIQSNTAFAALALVAGIIALRADEDPAWLTTARALVLSWTITAGLAFALIVWQAGVRGIPITVPWSDVVLHFVLPTWSVAAWVLGPGRRGAPWRVVPFVLLYPLLWGAFTIWRGSVIGWYPYYFLDPRQVSGLVEMVLSCLVALSIFALVATVLVLLSRLRPTAGDGAVTALARPGPARRTPVTPMRRPSHPGR, from the coding sequence GTGCTGACGAGACGGATCTTCGGGTGGTCGCGACTGCTCGCCGCGGTCGTGTGCGTCGTCGCGCTCGTGCATCGGATGCTGTGGGGCATGGGCGCCCAGACGGTCGCCGGCGACAACTTCTTCGCCTATCTGACGATCCAGTCCAACACCGCTTTCGCGGCGCTCGCCCTGGTCGCCGGCATCATCGCTCTGCGCGCGGATGAGGATCCGGCCTGGTTGACCACGGCACGCGCGCTGGTGCTGAGCTGGACGATCACCGCCGGCCTCGCCTTCGCCCTGATCGTCTGGCAGGCGGGTGTGCGGGGCATTCCGATCACCGTTCCGTGGTCGGATGTCGTACTGCACTTCGTACTACCCACCTGGTCGGTCGCGGCCTGGGTGCTCGGGCCGGGCCGGCGCGGCGCCCCCTGGCGCGTGGTGCCGTTCGTGCTGCTGTACCCGCTGCTGTGGGGAGCGTTCACGATCTGGCGCGGCAGCGTGATCGGCTGGTACCCGTACTACTTCCTCGACCCACGGCAGGTGTCTGGCCTAGTCGAGATGGTGCTGAGTTGCCTGGTCGCACTGTCGATCTTCGCACTCGTGGCGACCGTCCTGGTGCTGCTGAGCCGGCTGCGTCCGACCGCGGGCGACGGGGCGGTCACTGCTCTTGCGCGTCCGGGACCGGCGCGAAGAACGCCAGTGACGCCCATGCGGCGTCCTTCGCATCCTGGTCGCTGA
- a CDS encoding CrcB family protein: MTNPTPPRAVVRRAALAAAGGAIGTAARLGVGMLVPGALAHGAAAGVVVANVLGSLLLGVLVARLPFSDLRIFVGTGMLGGFTTYSAFAVDTVTLWATAPALAVGYVVVSIALGLAAAALGLRLGRRPMRGSAA; the protein is encoded by the coding sequence GTGACGAACCCCACGCCCCCGCGCGCCGTCGTGCGCCGGGCCGCGCTCGCCGCGGCGGGCGGTGCGATCGGCACCGCCGCGCGGCTGGGAGTCGGGATGCTGGTGCCGGGGGCTCTGGCGCACGGGGCGGCCGCCGGCGTGGTCGTGGCCAATGTGCTGGGCTCGCTGCTGCTGGGGGTACTCGTCGCCCGCCTGCCGTTCTCGGATCTGCGGATCTTCGTCGGCACCGGCATGCTCGGCGGGTTCACCACCTACAGCGCGTTCGCCGTCGACACCGTCACGCTGTGGGCGACCGCCCCGGCGCTCGCCGTCGGCTACGTCGTCGTGAGCATCGCGCTCGGTCTCGCGGCAGCCGCCCTCGGGCTGCGGCTCGGACGTCGGCCGATGCGGGGGAGTGCAGCATGA
- a CDS encoding fluoride efflux transporter FluC — MTPLLFALAAACGGLGAGVRYLVDTMVARYAGTRFPWGVMLINVTGSLALGVVVGALPESAFVIGAGFLGGYTTFSTAMVDTVALWRDGARRASALNAVGMLILAVLAAGGGLLIGRAL; from the coding sequence ATGACTCCGTTGCTGTTCGCGCTCGCGGCCGCGTGCGGAGGTCTGGGAGCCGGCGTGCGCTATCTCGTCGACACGATGGTCGCGCGGTACGCGGGCACCCGTTTCCCCTGGGGCGTGATGCTGATCAACGTCACCGGATCACTCGCTCTCGGGGTCGTGGTCGGTGCGCTGCCGGAATCCGCGTTCGTCATCGGCGCCGGATTCCTCGGCGGATACACGACCTTCAGCACCGCCATGGTCGACACCGTCGCACTGTGGCGCGACGGTGCGCGACGGGCATCCGCTCTCAACGCGGTGGGGATGCTGATTCTGGCCGTCCTTGCGGCAGGCGGCGGATTGCTCATCGGTCGGGCGCTGTGA
- a CDS encoding TetR/AcrR family transcriptional regulator codes for MPETAPRRRRDPESRRRAIVTATAELIVEIGVGAVTHRLIAARADVPLGATTQYFATLDDLRAEALRFLASEVDDRVDRIRTVLAEHGATPAVLAELIERGLDDARALEADRAVVTAAVNDPPLRELARRWSQRMRDFLVDDYGRDRATAAAIFIDGVLWQARISDEPLTRDFLQSSLADILGVPTD; via the coding sequence ATGCCCGAGACCGCACCGCGCCGACGGCGCGACCCAGAGAGCAGACGTCGCGCCATCGTCACCGCGACGGCCGAACTGATCGTCGAGATCGGCGTCGGCGCCGTCACCCATCGCCTCATCGCGGCTCGCGCCGACGTACCGCTCGGCGCCACCACGCAGTACTTCGCCACCCTCGATGACCTCCGTGCCGAAGCGCTGCGATTCCTGGCATCCGAAGTGGATGACCGCGTCGATCGCATCCGCACCGTCCTCGCCGAGCACGGCGCCACCCCGGCAGTTCTCGCCGAACTCATCGAGCGCGGACTCGACGACGCCCGCGCGCTCGAAGCCGACCGTGCCGTCGTCACCGCCGCTGTCAACGACCCGCCGCTGCGGGAACTCGCCCGCCGCTGGTCACAGCGCATGCGCGACTTCCTCGTCGACGACTACGGCCGTGACCGCGCCACCGCCGCCGCGATCTTCATCGACGGCGTGCTCTGGCAGGCGCGTATCAGCGATGAACCGCTCACGCGCGACTTTCTGCAGAGCTCCCTCGCCGACATCCTCGGCGTGCCCACCGACTGA
- a CDS encoding efflux RND transporter permease subunit — protein sequence MSKLAVLSLRNRALIALITIVSAVFGGLALTNLKQELIPSLELPALVVMTSYPGASPEVVENDVSTPIEQAVQGVPGLESTTATSTTNASIVQAMFTYGTNLATAEQKMQQAINRIAQQLPEEVSPQVLSVSIDDFPVIQIAVTGFDDVDTAQADLENVVIPNIEDVDGVNAAEVVGGSGQRITVTPDDAKLAEHQATAQQITQAMQQNGVLFPGGSITEGDETLTVQTGAKLTSADEIAQLPLVGTDVTIGDVATVAQETDPVTSISRVDGEDALSIAVTKLPAANTVEVSTGVLAAIDDLRKTFPDAEFTVVFDQAPFIQQSIDTLAVEGLLGLVFAVVVILVFLMSIRSTLVTAISIPTSVLVTFIGLQAFGYSLNVLTLGALTIAIGRVVDDSIVVIENIKRHYVEGADKGDAIRLAVREVASAITASTLTTVAVFLPIVFVGDMVGELFRPFAMTVSIAMAASLLVALTIVPVLAYWFLRPGKPLVDDNGVRIDPEDPAAPPTPLQRMYRPILSWTLKHSLTTVALAVVVLVGTLAMAPLMKVNFLSDSGQNTMTVTQDLGPTASLQAKSDAALRVEEALDDVDGIEHVQVSVGSSGSALMDAFSGGAGVTYSILTDSDVDQEQLRADVQDAVNELDDVGEISVAGSSGFGSSDITVTVTASNGEDLQTATDALVAELEGRDGVGQVTDNLAASLPYIAVVVDREAAAQRGLSEVAVGSMVSDAMRPQQIGSVEIDDTALTVYLASEEPPTTVAALRELTILTPLGPTELQDVATIEEREGPTTITTQQGVRTATVTVPPASDDLAVATASVTAAMEAVDLPAGADVEIGGVAEQQAESFSQLGLAMLAAILIVYVVMVATFKSLRQPLLLLISVPFAATGAILLQIITGVPLGVPSLIGVLMLIGIVVTNAIVLVDLVNQYREKGLTTHDAVMAGGEKRLRPILMTALATIFALTPMALGITGHGGFISQPLAIVVIGGLVSSTVLTLIVLPTLYNLVEGARERRAARRAARDSGDSGGGSGDSGDSGDSGDSGDGSGVTPGGAALAQPPVADAGDGADEPAVSAAPAAPASDAASDAAEEETAGVVAPRTTETAVVVPQSARSGHPMMAAAAAASAAAAAASAAAAAASVVASVAAEESEYHPTRRELRSRGLPSANHVD from the coding sequence ATGTCGAAACTCGCCGTCCTGAGCCTGCGGAACCGCGCGCTCATCGCTCTCATCACGATCGTGTCCGCCGTCTTCGGGGGCCTCGCGCTCACCAACCTCAAGCAGGAGCTCATCCCCTCGCTCGAGCTGCCCGCGCTGGTCGTCATGACCAGCTATCCCGGTGCGTCACCCGAGGTCGTCGAGAACGACGTCTCGACCCCCATCGAGCAGGCCGTGCAGGGGGTGCCAGGGCTGGAATCGACCACCGCCACCAGCACCACCAACGCCTCGATCGTGCAGGCGATGTTCACCTACGGCACCAACCTGGCCACCGCCGAGCAGAAGATGCAGCAGGCCATCAACCGCATCGCGCAGCAGCTGCCCGAAGAGGTCAGCCCGCAGGTGCTGTCGGTGTCGATCGACGACTTCCCGGTGATCCAGATCGCCGTGACCGGATTCGATGACGTCGACACCGCGCAGGCCGACCTCGAGAACGTCGTCATCCCGAACATCGAGGATGTCGACGGGGTCAACGCCGCCGAGGTCGTCGGCGGCTCCGGGCAGCGCATCACCGTCACCCCGGACGACGCGAAGCTCGCCGAGCACCAGGCCACCGCGCAGCAGATCACCCAGGCCATGCAGCAGAACGGCGTGCTGTTCCCCGGCGGCTCCATCACCGAGGGTGACGAGACCCTCACGGTGCAGACCGGTGCCAAGCTCACGTCGGCCGACGAGATCGCCCAGTTGCCGCTGGTGGGCACCGACGTCACGATCGGCGACGTCGCGACCGTGGCTCAGGAGACCGACCCGGTCACCTCGATCTCCCGCGTCGATGGAGAGGATGCCCTCTCGATCGCCGTCACCAAGCTGCCGGCCGCCAACACCGTCGAGGTCTCGACCGGTGTGCTCGCCGCCATCGACGACCTGCGCAAGACCTTCCCCGACGCCGAGTTCACGGTCGTGTTCGACCAGGCGCCGTTCATCCAGCAGTCGATCGACACCCTCGCCGTCGAAGGCCTGCTGGGCCTGGTCTTCGCCGTCGTGGTGATCCTGGTGTTCCTGATGTCGATCCGCTCGACGCTGGTCACCGCGATCTCGATCCCCACCTCGGTGCTGGTCACCTTCATCGGCCTGCAGGCGTTCGGCTACTCGCTGAACGTGCTCACGCTGGGGGCCCTGACGATCGCCATCGGACGCGTCGTCGACGACTCGATCGTCGTCATCGAGAACATCAAACGGCACTACGTCGAAGGCGCCGACAAGGGCGACGCGATCCGACTGGCCGTGCGCGAGGTGGCATCCGCCATCACCGCATCGACCCTGACGACGGTTGCGGTGTTCCTGCCGATCGTGTTCGTCGGCGACATGGTCGGCGAGCTGTTCCGTCCGTTCGCGATGACCGTCAGCATCGCCATGGCCGCCTCGCTGCTGGTGGCGCTGACGATCGTGCCCGTACTGGCCTACTGGTTCCTGCGCCCGGGCAAGCCGCTCGTCGACGACAACGGCGTGCGCATCGACCCCGAGGACCCCGCCGCCCCACCGACGCCGCTGCAGCGGATGTACCGGCCGATCCTGAGCTGGACGCTGAAGCACTCGCTCACCACCGTCGCCCTGGCTGTGGTCGTGCTCGTCGGCACGCTCGCGATGGCACCGCTGATGAAGGTGAACTTCCTCAGCGATTCCGGCCAGAACACCATGACCGTCACCCAGGATCTCGGCCCCACGGCCAGCCTGCAGGCGAAGTCCGACGCCGCGCTGCGCGTCGAAGAGGCACTCGACGACGTCGACGGCATCGAGCACGTGCAGGTGTCGGTCGGTTCGAGCGGTTCGGCGCTGATGGACGCGTTCTCAGGTGGGGCCGGCGTGACCTACTCGATCCTGACCGATTCCGACGTCGATCAGGAGCAGCTGCGCGCCGATGTGCAGGACGCCGTGAACGAGCTCGACGACGTGGGAGAGATCAGCGTCGCCGGTTCGTCCGGGTTCGGGTCGTCAGACATCACCGTCACGGTCACCGCCTCGAACGGCGAGGACCTGCAGACGGCCACCGACGCCCTGGTTGCAGAGCTCGAAGGTCGCGACGGTGTGGGACAGGTCACCGACAACCTCGCCGCGTCGCTGCCCTACATCGCCGTCGTCGTCGACCGTGAGGCCGCCGCTCAGCGCGGGCTTTCAGAGGTCGCGGTCGGCTCGATGGTCTCTGACGCCATGCGTCCCCAGCAGATCGGCTCGGTCGAGATCGACGACACCGCGTTGACCGTCTACCTCGCATCCGAGGAACCGCCGACGACCGTCGCCGCGCTGCGCGAACTGACGATCCTCACACCGCTCGGACCGACCGAGCTGCAGGACGTCGCCACGATCGAGGAGCGCGAAGGCCCCACGACGATCACCACCCAGCAGGGGGTGCGCACCGCCACGGTGACCGTGCCACCGGCATCCGACGACCTCGCGGTCGCGACCGCCTCGGTCACCGCCGCCATGGAGGCGGTCGACCTTCCGGCCGGCGCCGACGTCGAGATCGGCGGCGTCGCCGAGCAGCAGGCCGAATCGTTCTCGCAGCTCGGACTCGCGATGCTCGCGGCGATCCTGATCGTCTACGTCGTCATGGTCGCGACGTTCAAGTCGCTGCGTCAGCCGCTGCTGCTGCTGATCTCGGTGCCGTTCGCGGCAACCGGCGCGATACTGCTGCAGATCATCACCGGTGTGCCACTCGGTGTGCCGTCGCTGATCGGTGTGCTGATGCTGATCGGCATCGTCGTCACCAACGCGATCGTGCTCGTCGACCTGGTCAACCAGTACCGCGAGAAGGGGCTGACAACGCACGACGCCGTCATGGCCGGTGGCGAGAAGCGTCTGCGCCCGATCCTGATGACCGCGCTCGCGACGATCTTCGCGCTGACCCCGATGGCGCTGGGCATCACCGGGCACGGCGGGTTCATCTCGCAGCCACTGGCGATCGTCGTGATCGGTGGCCTGGTGTCGTCGACGGTGCTCACGCTGATCGTGCTGCCGACGCTGTACAACCTCGTCGAGGGGGCGCGCGAACGTCGTGCGGCACGTCGGGCTGCTCGTGACTCTGGTGACTCGGGTGGTGGTTCTGGTGACTCTGGGGACTCTGGGGACTCTGGTGACTCGGGTGATGGTTCGGGTGTCACACCCGGTGGTGCTGCGCTCGCGCAGCCGCCGGTTGCGGATGCTGGTGACGGTGCTGATGAGCCGGCCGTGTCGGCTGCTCCGGCGGCGCCGGCGTCGGATGCTGCGTCGGATGCTGCGGAAGAGGAGACGGCCGGTGTCGTCGCCCCGCGCACGACGGAGACGGCGGTCGTGGTTCCGCAGAGCGCGCGCAGCGGGCATCCGATGATGGCGGCCGCCGCGGCAGCTTCGGCGGCGGCTGCCGCTGCGTCGGCCGCTGCTGCTGCGGCGTCGGTGGTGGCGTCGGTTGCGGCGGAGGAAAGCGAGTACCATCCCACCCGCCGCGAGCTGCGTTCCCGTGGCCTGCCCTCAGCGAACCACGTCGACTGA